One Phaseolus vulgaris cultivar G19833 chromosome 11, P. vulgaris v2.0, whole genome shotgun sequence genomic window carries:
- the LOC137822221 gene encoding uncharacterized protein isoform X1, with the protein MSRISTFYLLAYNSFQTVGWTLSLIKILYNVLVTASINGTYASAGNLICFLQCAAFLEVIHGAIGIVPSGVLLPLMQWGGRTHFVLAIVRKLDELQELPSVFITFLAWSMGEVIRYSHYAFSCLGNCPSWMTYLRYTAFIVLYPLGVGPGEIWTMYQALPIIKKKNLYADSFSGLPFSYYEFLKVVLVVYPFLWFKLYLHMFKQRRAKLYKRHDKKTA; encoded by the exons ATGTCTCGTATCTCCACATTCTATCTCCTCGCTTACAACTCCTTTCAGACCGTTGGATG GACGCTTTCCTTAATTAAGATTTTGTACAATGTTCTCGTCACTGCTTCCATCAACGGAACCTATGCTTCCGCCGGCAACTTAATAT GTTTTCTGCAATGTGCTGCATTTTTGGAAGTTATACACGGAGCTATCG GTATTGTGCCCAGCGGAGTTTTGCTTCCTCTTATGCAATGGGGAGGAAGAACCCATTTTGTGCTTGCCATTGTTCGGAAACTTGATGAG CTCCAGGAATTACCTTCAGTTTTTATCACTTTTCTTGCATGGAGTATGGGTGAg GTCATTAGGTATTCACATTATGCTTTCAGTTGTTTGGGGAATTGTCCTTCTTGGATGACCTATCTCAG GTACACCGCGTTTATTGTGCTGTATCCTTTGGGAGTGGGTCCTGGTGAAA TTTGGACTATGTACCAGGCGCTTCCAATTATAAAGAAGAAGAATCTCTATGCAGATTCCTTTTCAGGCCTCCCATTTAGTTATTATGAGTTCCTTAAG GTTGTTCTTGTAGTTTATCCATTCCTTTGGTTCAAACTTTACCTGCATATGTTCAAGCAACGACGTGCAAAACTTTATAAACGCCATGACAAGAAAACGGCTTGA
- the LOC137822167 gene encoding transcription factor MYB48-like, protein MGLYSKGLNRTGKSCRLRWVNYLHPDLKRGKLTSQEEHLVMELHSKWGNRWSRIARKLPGRTDNEIKNFWRTHMRKKKALEKKRASSSSSSSSSSPVSSSSLSSPSSSNHAADSHGSKEVGEESFYDTGGCDDIMGLIGAGDEEGGEKGYSLDDIWEDIVMSEEKDMYDILQPVYEGHSEEGCNFSCPYPMIYSPSSWEYNSSHPLWVMDEEESSKMLFPTLTDQYYSCYEQGNAFLTG, encoded by the exons ATGGGACTTTATAGCAAAG GTTTGAATAGAACAGGTAAGAGTTGCAGGTTACGGTGGGTTAATTACCTCCACCCTGATCTCAAACGAGGGAAGCTGACATCCCAAGAAGAACACCTCGTCATGGAGCTTCATTCCAAATGGGGAAATAG ATGGTCAAGAATTGCTCGGAAGCTACCAGGGCGCACTGACAATGAGATCAAGAATTTCTGGAGGACCCACATGAGGAAAAAGAAGGCTCTAGAGAAAAAACgagcatcatcatcatcttcatcgtCATCATCATCACCTGTGTCTTCTAGTTCTCTATCTTCACCATCCTCCAGCAATCATGCTGCGGATTCACATGGTTCCAAAGAGGTTGGAGAAGAGAGCTTTTACGACACAGGTGGATGTGATGACATAATGGGGTTGATCGGTGCTGGAGATGAGGAAGGTGGTGAAAAAGGGTACTCTTTGGATGATATATGGGAAGATATTGTTATGTCAGAAGAGAAGGACATGTATGATATTCTGCAACCTGTGTATGAAGGGCACAGTGAAGAGGGATGCAACTTCTCTTGTCCATATCCAATGATTTATTCTCCATCATCATGGGAGTACAATTCTTCTCATCCCTTATGGGTGATGGATGAAGAAGAAAGTAGCAAGATGTTGTTTCCTACATTAACTGACCAATACTATTCCTGCTATGAACAAGGGAATGCATTTCTAACTGGCTAA
- the LOC137822101 gene encoding aquaporin TIP1-3-like — translation MANSRITIGNPSEFGQADALQAALAEFISMLIFVFAGEGSGMAFNKLTNNSPATADGVVAAALSHAFALFVAVSVGANISGGHVNPAVTFGAFIGGHITLLRGLLYWIAQLLGSVVACFLLKFATGGSETSAFSLSPGVGSANALVFEIVMTFGLVYTVYATAVDPKKGQLGIIAPMAIGFIVGANILAGGAFDGASMNPAVSFGPAVVSGIWANHWVYWVGPLIGSAIAAVVYSTFFITPNSYEQLSVADY, via the exons ATGGCGAATTCTAGAATTACCATTGGAAATCCTTCAGAGTTTGGCCAAGCCGATGCATTGCAGGCTGCTCTTGCTGAGTTCATCTCAATGCTAATATTTGTCTTTGCAGGGGAAGGCTCTGGAATGGCATTTA ACAAACTGACAAACAATAGTCCAGCAACAGCAGATGGGGTGGTGGCAGCAGCACTGTCTCATGCATTTGCTCTTTTTGTTGCTGTCTCAGTTGGTGCTAACATCTCAGGTGGCCATGTTAACCCTGCAGTCACATTTGGTGCCTTTATTGGTGGCCATATAACCCTCCTCAGAGGCCTTTTGTACTGGATTGCTCAGTTGCTCGGCTCTGTAGTGGCTTGCTTCCTGCTTAAATTTGCCACTGGTGGATCG GAGACATCTGCATTCTCATTATCCCCTGGGGTGGGATCTGCAAATGCACTAGTTTTTGAGATTGTGATGACTTTTGGTTTGGTTTACACAGTGTATGCCACTGCAGTGGACCCAAAGAAGGGTCAACTTGGTATAATTGCTCCAATGGCAATTGGTTTCATTGTGGGTGCAAACATCTTAGCTGGTGGTGCCTTTGATGGTGCATCCATGAACCCAGCAGTTTCCTTTGGGCCCGCTGTTGTTAGTGGGATATGGGCCAACCATTGGGTCTACTGGGTTGGCCCATTAATTGGCTCTGCTATTGCTGCTGTTGTGTACAGCACTTTCTTCATCACTCCAAACTCTTATGAACAGCTATCCGTCGCAGATTATTAG
- the LOC137822755 gene encoding ATP synthase small subunit 6, mitochondrial-like: MRKFDPWPVFFRREWKRNWPFLVGFAVTGAIITKFSLGLTEEDAKNSKFVQAHKR, encoded by the exons ATGCGGAAGTTCGATCCATGGCCCGTTTTCTTCAGGCGCGAATGGAAACGGAACTGGCCTTTCCTCGTTGGATTCGCAGTCACCGGAGCCATAATCACCAAGTTTTCCCTCGGCCTTACCG AGGAAGACGCTAAGAATTCGAAGTTCGTTCAGGCGCACAAAAGGTAA
- the LOC137821980 gene encoding protein SOSEKI 5 has protein sequence MSVSSSSRGRITTELQVPKKFTDRETSPERTKVWAEPKPKTPRRVSVVYYLSRNGQLEHPHFMEVPLSSSQGLYLKDVINRLNVLRGKSMPTMYSWSSKRSYKNGFVWHDLSENDFIYPTQGQDYILKGSEIVENTVAGGARVNKTEEESASPVVITRRRNQSWSSIDLNEYRVYKSESFGDSAGRIGADAATQTEEKRRRRRAARGEEAEDIQEKNGGIDAGMDGERVPHVTCDNNINHTTELSRDEISPPPSDSSPETLETLMKADGRLGLRSSESEKGNLTVESCPSGRMRASSVLLQLLSCGAVSFKECGANAAKDQGFSLVGHYKSRMPRGAGNQVGKDTGISMEIPDLSRLRLEDKEYFSGSLIETKKVETPALKRSSSYNADSGSRLQIVEHEGEVVRAKCIPRKSKTLPTKKEEGTSMHIGTGGQHGSKRFDAQQ, from the exons ATGTCGGTGAGTTCGAGTTCCAGGGGAAGGATAACGACGGAGCTTCAAGTCCCCAAGAAATTTACTGACAGAGAAACCAGTCCAGAGAGAACCAAGGTTTGGGCCGAGCCCAAGCCCAAAACGCCCAGAAGGGTCTCCGTCGTTTACTACCTCTCCCGAAACGGCCAACTCGAACACCCTCATTTCATGGAGGTTCCTCTCTCTTCATCTCAAGGACTTTACCTCAAAGACGTGATCAACCGCTTGAACGTTCTCCGAGGGAAATCCATGCCCACCATGTACTCTTGGTCCTCCAAAAG GAGCTACAAAAACGGCTTCGTTTGGCACGACTTGTCGGAGAACGATTTCATCTACCCGACGCAGGGGCAGGACTACATTCTCAAAGGTTCGGAGATTGTTGAGAACACTGTCGCCGGCGGTGCGAGGGTTAACAAAACGGAGGAGGAGTCCGCTTCGCCTGTGGTGATCACGAGGCGGCGGAACCAGTCGTGGAGTTCTATCGATTTGAACGAGTACCGTGTTTATAAATCCGAATCGTTCGGTGACTCGGCTGGGAGAATCGGCGCCGACGCGGCCACTCAGACGGAGGAGAAGCGGAGGCGAAGAAGGGCGGCGAGGGGGGAAGAGGCGGAAGATATTCAAGAGAAGAATGGTGGAATTGACGCGGGAATGGATGGGGAGAGGGTTCCGCACGTGACTTGTGATAATAACATTAATCATACTACGGAGCTGAGCAGGGATGAGATCTCGCCTCCACCGTCGGATTCGAGCCCCGAGACGCTGGAGACTCTGATGAAAGCAGATGGACGGCTCGGATTGCGGTCTTCGGAATCGGAGAAGGGGAATCTGACGGTGGAGAGCTGTCCTAGTGGGAGGATGAGAGCGTCGTCGGTTTTGTTGCAGTTGTTATCGTGCGGCGCTGTGTCGTTTAAGGAGTGTGGGGCTAACGCAGCGAAAGATCAAGGGTTCTCGTTGGTTGGGCACTACAAGTCCAGGATGCCCCGCGGAGCAGGGAATCAAGTGGGAAAAGATACAGGGATATCGATGGAAATTCCGGATTTGAGCAGGCTAAGGTTGGAAGATAAAGAATATTTTAGTGGGAGCTTGATCGAAACCAAGAAAGTGGAAACCCCAGCTTTGAAGAGGTCTTCTTCTTACAATGCAGATAG CGGTTCCCGGTTACAAATAGTGGAGCATGAAGGAGAAGTGGTGCGGGCAAAGTGCATACCAAGGAAATCTAAGACACTACCAACTAAGAAAGAAGAGGGTACTTCCATGCATATTGGTACCGGTGGTCAACACGGAAGCAAAAGATTTGACGCACAACAATAA
- the LOC137822221 gene encoding uncharacterized protein isoform X2 has product MSRISTFYLLAYNSFQTVGWTLSLIKILYNVLVTASINGTYASAGNLICFLQCAAFLEVIHGAIGIVPSGVLLPLMQWGGRTHFVLAIVRKLDELQELPSVFITFLAWSMGEVIRYSHYAFSCLGNCPSWMTYLRYTAFIVLYPLGVGPGESCSCSLSIPLVQTLPAYVQATTCKTL; this is encoded by the exons ATGTCTCGTATCTCCACATTCTATCTCCTCGCTTACAACTCCTTTCAGACCGTTGGATG GACGCTTTCCTTAATTAAGATTTTGTACAATGTTCTCGTCACTGCTTCCATCAACGGAACCTATGCTTCCGCCGGCAACTTAATAT GTTTTCTGCAATGTGCTGCATTTTTGGAAGTTATACACGGAGCTATCG GTATTGTGCCCAGCGGAGTTTTGCTTCCTCTTATGCAATGGGGAGGAAGAACCCATTTTGTGCTTGCCATTGTTCGGAAACTTGATGAG CTCCAGGAATTACCTTCAGTTTTTATCACTTTTCTTGCATGGAGTATGGGTGAg GTCATTAGGTATTCACATTATGCTTTCAGTTGTTTGGGGAATTGTCCTTCTTGGATGACCTATCTCAG GTACACCGCGTTTATTGTGCTGTATCCTTTGGGAGTGGGTCCTGGTGAAA GTTGTTCTTGTAGTTTATCCATTCCTTTGGTTCAAACTTTACCTGCATATGTTCAAGCAACGACGTGCAAAACTTTATAA